One Burkholderia sp. PAMC 26561 genomic window carries:
- the nuoF gene encoding NADH-quinone oxidoreductase subunit NuoF: MTSLHDRHIQPLILAGLNGENWHLEDYVARGGYAQLRRILEEKIPQEQVIADVKASGLRGRGGAGFPTGLKWSFMPRQFPGQKYLVCNSDEGEPGTFKDRDILRWNPHALIEGMCIGAYAMGITVGYNYIHGEIFEVYKVFEQALEEARAAGYLGANILGSGFSFELYAHHGYGAYICGEETALLESLEGKKGQPRFKPPFPASFGVYGKPTTINNTETFAAVPFLLAIGPQKYLEIGKPNNGGTKIFSVAGDVNRPGNFEVPLGTSFETLLELAGGVRGKSVKAVIPGGSSAPVVPGELMLATDMDYDSIAKAGSMLGSGAVIVMNETRCMVRSLLRLSYFYYEESCGQCTPCREGTGWLYRVVHRIEHGLGRKEDLDLLNSVAENIMGRTICALGDAAAMPVRGMLKHFWDEFEYHVEHKHCLVDGHAHHAHTSEALTA; this comes from the coding sequence ATGACGTCTCTTCACGACCGCCACATCCAGCCCCTGATTCTCGCCGGCCTCAACGGCGAAAACTGGCACCTCGAAGACTATGTGGCGCGCGGCGGTTACGCCCAGCTCCGCCGCATTCTCGAAGAAAAAATTCCGCAAGAACAGGTCATCGCCGACGTCAAGGCGTCGGGCCTGCGTGGCCGTGGCGGTGCGGGTTTCCCGACCGGTCTCAAGTGGAGCTTCATGCCGCGTCAGTTCCCAGGGCAGAAGTACCTCGTCTGCAACTCGGACGAAGGCGAACCGGGCACGTTCAAGGACCGCGACATTCTTCGCTGGAATCCGCATGCGTTGATCGAGGGTATGTGCATTGGCGCGTACGCCATGGGCATCACGGTCGGCTACAACTACATTCACGGCGAGATCTTCGAGGTCTACAAGGTCTTCGAACAGGCGCTTGAAGAAGCACGTGCGGCCGGTTACCTGGGTGCGAATATCCTGGGTTCGGGCTTCTCGTTCGAACTGTATGCGCACCATGGTTACGGCGCGTATATCTGTGGCGAAGAAACTGCGTTGCTCGAGTCGCTGGAAGGCAAGAAAGGTCAGCCGCGCTTCAAGCCGCCTTTCCCGGCAAGCTTTGGCGTGTACGGCAAGCCGACCACGATCAACAACACCGAGACGTTCGCAGCCGTGCCGTTCCTGCTGGCTATCGGCCCGCAGAAGTATCTCGAGATCGGCAAGCCGAACAACGGCGGCACGAAGATTTTCTCGGTTGCCGGCGACGTGAATCGTCCGGGCAATTTCGAAGTGCCGCTCGGCACGTCGTTCGAGACGCTGCTCGAGCTGGCAGGCGGTGTGCGCGGCAAGTCCGTGAAAGCGGTGATCCCGGGTGGATCGTCTGCGCCAGTCGTACCGGGTGAGCTCATGCTGGCCACCGACATGGATTACGATTCGATCGCGAAGGCGGGCTCCATGCTGGGTTCGGGCGCGGTGATCGTCATGAACGAAACGCGTTGCATGGTGCGTTCGCTCTTGCGCCTGTCGTACTTCTACTACGAAGAATCGTGTGGTCAGTGCACGCCTTGCCGCGAAGGCACGGGCTGGCTTTATCGCGTGGTGCATCGGATCGAACACGGACTCGGGCGCAAGGAAGACCTGGATCTGCTGAACTCGGTCGCTGAAAACATCATGGGTCGCACCATTTGTGCACTTGGCGACGCGGCGGCCATGCCGGTGCGCGGCATGCTGAAGCACTTCTGGGACGAATTCGAATACCACGTCGAGCATAAACATTGTCTCGTCGACGGACATGCGCATCATGCGCACACGTCCGAAGCGCTTACCGCGTGA
- the nuoE gene encoding NADH-quinone oxidoreductase subunit NuoE yields MISAEGLKEIDRAIAKYPVEQKQSAVMAALTVAQEEHGWLSPEIMQFVADYLSMPSVAVQEVATFYTMYETAPVGKHKITLCTNLPCQLGPDGGSESAAEYLKQKLGIDFGETTADGKFTLKEGECFGACGDAPVLLVNNHRMCSFMSRERIDTLLEELSK; encoded by the coding sequence ATGATCTCAGCTGAAGGCCTGAAAGAAATCGATCGCGCGATCGCGAAATATCCTGTGGAGCAGAAGCAGTCCGCAGTGATGGCGGCGCTGACTGTCGCTCAGGAAGAGCATGGCTGGCTGTCGCCGGAAATCATGCAGTTCGTGGCCGACTACCTGAGCATGCCGTCCGTGGCCGTGCAGGAAGTGGCGACGTTCTACACCATGTACGAGACCGCGCCGGTCGGCAAGCACAAGATCACGCTCTGTACCAATCTGCCGTGCCAACTCGGTCCTGACGGCGGCTCGGAAAGTGCCGCGGAATACCTGAAGCAAAAGCTCGGCATCGACTTTGGCGAAACCACCGCTGACGGCAAGTTCACCTTGAAAGAAGGCGAATGTTTTGGCGCGTGCGGCGATGCACCCGTGTTGCTCGTGAACAATCATCGTATGTGCAGTTTCATGAGTCGCGAGCGGATCGACACGCTCCTCGAGGAACTTTCGAAATGA
- a CDS encoding NADH-quinone oxidoreductase subunit D, protein MAEIKNYTLNFGPQHPAAHGVLRLVLELDGEVIQRADPHIGLLHRATEKLAESKTFIQSVPYMDRLDYVSMMVNEHGYVMAIEKLLGIDVPIRAKYIRVLFDEITRVLNHLMWIGSHALDVGAMAVFLYAFREREDLMDVYEAVSGARMHAAYYRPGGVYRDLPDAMPQYKASKIRNAKALSRMNETRQGSLLDFIDDFFTRFPKCVDEYETLLTDNRIWKQRLVGIGVVSPERALQLGMTGAMLRGSGIEWDLRKKQPYEVYDQLDFDIPVGVNGDCYDRYLVRVEEMRQSTRIAKQCIEWLRKNPGPVMIDNHKIAPPSRVGMKTNMEELIHHFKLFTEGFHVPEGETYAAVEHPKGEFGIYLISDGANKPYRLKIRAPGYAHLASLDEMARGHMIADAVTIIGTQDIVFGEIDR, encoded by the coding sequence ATGGCAGAGATCAAGAACTACACGCTCAACTTCGGCCCGCAGCACCCGGCTGCGCACGGTGTGCTGCGCCTCGTGCTGGAGCTCGACGGCGAAGTGATCCAGCGCGCCGATCCGCATATCGGCCTCTTGCATCGCGCAACCGAGAAGCTCGCCGAGTCGAAGACCTTCATTCAGTCCGTGCCGTACATGGACCGTCTCGACTATGTGTCGATGATGGTCAACGAGCACGGCTACGTGATGGCGATCGAGAAGCTGCTCGGTATCGACGTGCCGATTCGTGCGAAATACATCCGCGTGCTTTTCGACGAAATCACGCGTGTGCTGAACCACCTGATGTGGATCGGCTCGCACGCGCTCGACGTTGGCGCAATGGCAGTGTTTTTGTATGCCTTCCGCGAACGCGAAGACCTGATGGACGTGTACGAAGCGGTGTCCGGCGCACGGATGCACGCGGCGTATTACCGTCCGGGCGGCGTGTATCGCGATCTGCCTGACGCAATGCCGCAATACAAGGCATCGAAGATCCGCAATGCGAAAGCGTTGTCGCGCATGAACGAGACGCGTCAGGGCTCGCTGCTTGATTTCATCGACGACTTCTTCACGCGTTTTCCGAAGTGCGTGGACGAGTACGAGACGCTGCTGACCGATAACCGCATCTGGAAGCAGCGGCTCGTGGGTATCGGTGTGGTCAGTCCTGAGCGCGCGTTGCAGCTCGGCATGACCGGCGCCATGCTGCGCGGCTCGGGCATTGAATGGGATCTGCGCAAGAAGCAGCCGTACGAAGTCTACGATCAACTGGATTTCGATATTCCGGTCGGCGTCAACGGTGACTGCTACGACCGTTATCTCGTGCGAGTGGAAGAAATGCGCCAATCCACGCGTATCGCGAAACAGTGTATTGAGTGGCTGCGGAAGAATCCGGGCCCGGTGATGATCGACAATCACAAGATTGCGCCGCCTTCGCGCGTAGGCATGAAGACCAACATGGAAGAGCTGATTCACCACTTCAAGCTCTTTACGGAAGGGTTCCACGTTCCGGAAGGCGAGACGTATGCAGCAGTCGAGCATCCGAAGGGCGAGTTTGGCATTTACCTGATTTCGGATGGGGCGAACAAGCCGTATCGATTGAAGATTCGTGCGCCGGGTTATGCGCATCTTGCTTCGCTCGACGAAATGGCGCGCGGACACATGATTGCGGACGCGGTGACGATCATCGGGACGCAGGACATCGTGTTTGGCGAGATCGACCGCTGA
- a CDS encoding NADH-quinone oxidoreductase subunit C, giving the protein MASKLETLKANLEAAFGDRLHSVTESLGQLTVVVKASNYLDVALQLRDDRSLGFEQLVDLCGVDYFTYGDGAYEGPRFAAVLHLLSIANNWRVRVRVFAPDDEVPIVASVVDVWSSANWYEREAFDLFGIVFEGHPDLRRILTDYGFIGHPFRKDFPVSGYVEMRYDPEEKRVVYQPVTIEPREITPRVIREDRYGGLKH; this is encoded by the coding sequence ATGGCAAGCAAACTCGAGACCCTGAAAGCGAACCTCGAGGCGGCGTTCGGCGACCGCCTGCATAGCGTTACCGAGTCGCTCGGGCAACTGACTGTCGTCGTCAAGGCGTCGAACTACCTGGATGTAGCGCTTCAGTTGCGCGACGATCGCTCGCTCGGGTTCGAGCAGCTCGTCGACCTGTGCGGCGTCGATTACTTCACGTATGGCGACGGCGCCTACGAAGGTCCGCGTTTTGCGGCCGTCCTCCATCTTCTTTCGATCGCCAACAACTGGCGTGTGCGCGTGCGCGTGTTCGCTCCGGACGACGAAGTACCTATCGTTGCCTCGGTGGTGGACGTGTGGTCATCGGCGAACTGGTATGAGCGCGAAGCATTCGACCTGTTCGGAATCGTCTTCGAAGGCCACCCGGACCTGCGCCGCATCCTCACCGACTATGGTTTTATCGGCCACCCGTTTCGCAAGGACTTCCCGGTGTCGGGTTATGTCGAGATGCGTTACGACCCTGAAGAGAAGCGCGTCGTGTACCAGCCCGTGACGATCGAGCCGCGCGAAATCACGCCGCGCGTGATCCGCGAGGACCGCTATGGCGGTCTGAAACACTAA
- a CDS encoding NuoB/complex I 20 kDa subunit family protein codes for MSIEGVLKEGFVTTTADKLINWTRTGSLWPMTFGLACCAVEMMHAGAARYDLDRFGVVFRPSPRQSDVMIVAGTLCNKMAPALRKVYDQMAEPRWVISMGSCANGGGYYHYSYSVVRGCDRIVPVDVYVPGCPPTAEALVYGVIQLQAKIRRTSTIARQ; via the coding sequence ATGAGTATCGAAGGGGTCTTGAAGGAAGGGTTCGTCACCACCACGGCTGACAAACTGATCAACTGGACGCGCACGGGCTCGCTGTGGCCCATGACGTTCGGTCTTGCGTGTTGCGCGGTCGAAATGATGCACGCGGGCGCTGCCCGCTACGACCTGGATCGCTTCGGCGTCGTGTTTCGTCCGAGTCCGCGGCAGTCGGACGTGATGATCGTGGCTGGAACGCTATGCAACAAGATGGCGCCTGCTCTGCGCAAGGTGTACGACCAGATGGCCGAGCCGCGCTGGGTCATCTCCATGGGTTCGTGCGCCAACGGCGGCGGTTACTACCACTACTCCTATTCTGTCGTGCGCGGCTGTGACCGGATCGTTCCCGTCGACGTATACGTGCCCGGATGCCCGCCGACGGCTGAAGCGCTTGTATATGGCGTGATTCAATTGCAGGCGAAAATTCGCCGCACCAGCACGATCGCCCGCCAGTAA
- a CDS encoding NADH-quinone oxidoreductase subunit A codes for MNLSAYYPVLLFLVVGTGLGIALVSIGKILGPNKPDTEKNAPYECGFEAFEDARMKFDVRYYLVAILFIIFDLETAFLFPWGVALRDIGWPGFLSMMVFLLEFLLGFAYIWRKGGLDWE; via the coding sequence GTGAATCTCTCAGCCTATTATCCCGTCTTGCTGTTCCTCGTCGTGGGCACCGGTTTGGGTATCGCTCTCGTCAGCATCGGTAAAATTCTCGGTCCCAACAAGCCTGACACAGAAAAAAACGCGCCCTACGAGTGCGGCTTCGAAGCGTTCGAAGACGCGCGGATGAAGTTCGATGTGCGCTATTATCTTGTCGCTATTCTGTTCATTATTTTCGATCTTGAAACCGCGTTCCTGTTTCCGTGGGGCGTTGCCTTGCGCGACATCGGCTGGCCGGGTTTTCTGTCCATGATGGTTTTCCTGCTCGAATTCCTGCTGGGTTTTGCCTACATCTGGAGAAAGGGTGGGCTGGACTGGGAGTGA
- the secG gene encoding preprotein translocase subunit SecG has translation MLYLKTLIIVVQLLSAFGVIGLVLLQHGKGADMGAAFGSGASGSLFGATGSANFLSRTTAVLAAVFFISTLTLTYLGSYKPAASAGVLGGASVTAPAANTTLGASAAAASSAPVASSAPGSDVPK, from the coding sequence ATGCTGTATTTAAAGACTTTGATTATTGTCGTCCAGTTGTTGTCGGCGTTTGGCGTTATCGGGCTGGTTTTGCTGCAACACGGCAAGGGCGCCGATATGGGTGCAGCTTTCGGCAGCGGCGCGTCGGGCAGTTTGTTCGGCGCAACCGGTTCGGCGAACTTCCTGTCGCGTACAACCGCTGTCCTCGCAGCGGTGTTTTTCATCTCGACGTTGACGCTGACCTACCTCGGAAGCTACAAGCCTGCAGCTTCGGCAGGCGTGCTGGGCGGGGCTTCGGTAACGGCGCCTGCTGCAAACACGACCCTTGGCGCGTCGGCTGCAGCCGCGAGTTCGGCACCGGTTGCATCGTCAGCCCCTGGCTCCGACGTTCCGAAATAA
- the tpiA gene encoding triose-phosphate isomerase yields MPKEQAKRAKLVVGNWKMHGRLVENAALLQAVATGAAGLSSDVRTGICVPAPYLAQAQALLAGSKVAWGVQDVSAHKQGAYTGEVAAGMAADFDATYAIVGHSERRAYHHEHSDLVAVKAQRALEAGLTPIVCVGETLEQRENGSTEQVIGTQLEAVLLVLSQEQAAKIVVAYEPVWAIGTGKSATTEQAQQVHAFLRSQLASKGAGAAKAPVLYGGSVKPENAKELFAQQDIDGGLIGGASLKSNDFLAICQAAQNGSV; encoded by the coding sequence ATGCCGAAAGAACAAGCCAAACGCGCAAAGCTGGTAGTGGGAAACTGGAAGATGCACGGTCGGCTCGTTGAGAACGCGGCCTTGCTGCAAGCAGTTGCCACGGGCGCCGCTGGATTGTCGAGCGACGTCCGTACGGGCATCTGTGTACCGGCGCCATACCTTGCACAAGCGCAGGCGTTGCTGGCAGGCTCGAAAGTCGCGTGGGGCGTGCAGGATGTCTCGGCTCACAAGCAGGGCGCCTATACGGGCGAAGTCGCAGCCGGCATGGCTGCCGATTTCGACGCAACCTACGCGATCGTTGGTCATTCCGAGCGGCGTGCTTATCATCATGAGCATTCGGACCTGGTCGCGGTGAAAGCGCAGCGCGCTCTGGAAGCCGGTCTTACGCCCATTGTGTGCGTGGGTGAGACGCTGGAGCAACGCGAAAACGGTTCGACCGAACAAGTGATCGGAACGCAACTCGAAGCTGTGCTGCTTGTGCTGAGCCAAGAACAAGCGGCAAAGATTGTCGTGGCATATGAACCCGTCTGGGCGATCGGTACAGGAAAAAGCGCGACGACCGAGCAGGCGCAGCAAGTTCACGCTTTCCTGCGCTCGCAACTCGCATCGAAGGGTGCAGGTGCGGCGAAGGCGCCGGTGCTCTACGGCGGCAGCGTCAAGCCGGAAAATGCGAAAGAATTGTTTGCTCAGCAGGACATTGATGGCGGATTGATTGGCGGCGCATCGCTGAAGTCGAATGATTTCCTTGCGATCTGCCAGGCGGCACAAAACGGATCGGTTTGA
- a CDS encoding NAD(P)H-quinone oxidoreductase, which translates to MKAIEITEFGAPDVLKLGERPMPEPKAGEVLIKVAASGVNRPDVFQRKGGYAPPPGASDLPGLEVAGEIVRGDFDPKHNPFGLKAGDRVCALLAGGGYAEYACAPLEQCLPVPEGLTDIEAASLPETFFTVWSNVFERAHLGKGENGAEETLLIQGGSSGIGVTAIQIAKALGHRVFVTAGSDEKCQACEKLGAERAINYKTEDFVDVVKSLTNDRGVDVILDMVAGDYLPRELKALADGGRVVVIATLGGSKAEINLNEVLRRRLVITGSTLRPRAVAFKGKVAVQLKEQVWPEIEAGRIKPVIHQVFPADQAAAAHELMEGSTHIGKIVLDWSQVA; encoded by the coding sequence ATGAAAGCGATCGAAATCACCGAATTTGGCGCGCCCGACGTTCTCAAGCTGGGCGAGCGTCCAATGCCGGAACCGAAGGCCGGCGAAGTGCTGATCAAGGTTGCAGCGTCGGGTGTGAATCGTCCGGATGTATTCCAGCGCAAGGGCGGCTATGCGCCGCCGCCGGGTGCATCTGATCTGCCGGGGCTGGAAGTGGCGGGTGAGATCGTGCGCGGGGACTTCGATCCGAAGCACAATCCATTCGGTCTGAAAGCGGGCGATCGCGTATGTGCGCTCCTCGCGGGCGGCGGTTATGCCGAGTACGCGTGCGCGCCGCTCGAGCAGTGCCTGCCCGTGCCGGAGGGTTTGACGGATATCGAAGCGGCTTCGTTGCCGGAAACGTTCTTTACCGTGTGGAGCAACGTGTTCGAGCGCGCGCACCTGGGCAAGGGCGAGAACGGCGCCGAGGAGACGCTGCTGATCCAGGGTGGATCGAGCGGTATCGGCGTGACGGCCATCCAGATTGCCAAGGCGCTTGGTCATCGTGTGTTCGTGACAGCCGGGTCCGATGAAAAATGCCAGGCCTGCGAAAAGCTCGGTGCGGAGCGCGCGATCAACTACAAGACGGAAGATTTCGTCGATGTCGTGAAGTCGCTCACAAATGACCGCGGCGTGGACGTGATCCTGGACATGGTCGCGGGCGATTATCTTCCCCGTGAACTGAAAGCACTGGCTGATGGCGGCCGCGTGGTTGTCATCGCAACGCTTGGCGGGTCGAAAGCCGAGATCAACCTGAATGAAGTGTTGCGCCGTCGTCTCGTGATCACGGGTTCGACCTTGCGCCCGCGTGCGGTTGCGTTCAAGGGCAAGGTGGCGGTGCAGTTGAAAGAGCAGGTGTGGCCGGAGATCGAGGCAGGACGCATCAAGCCCGTGATTCACCAGGTTTTCCCCGCCGATCAGGCCGCCGCAGCGCACGAACTGATGGAAGGCAGCACGCATATCGGCAAAATCGTGCTCGACTGGAGCCAGGTTGCCTGA
- the pnp gene encoding polyribonucleotide nucleotidyltransferase, which yields MRMFKKIVKEFKWGQHNVRLETGEIARQASGAVIVDVEDTVVLATVVGAKTAKPGQDFFPLTVDYLEKTYAAGKIPGGFFRREGRPSEGETLISRLIDRPLRPLFPEGFYNEVQVVIHVLSLNPDVPADIPALIGASAALAISGLPFNGPVGAARVAYINNEFVLNPTRPQMKESALDLIVAGTERAVLMVESEAQQLTEEVMLAAVVFGHDQMQVAIDAIHELVAEGGKPEWDWAPAAKNEPLIARVAELAQAELLSVYQIRDKSARSAKLKEVYASTTAKLTEEAAARGEAPADKATIGNVLFDIEAKIVRTQILNGEPRIDGRDTRTVRPIEIRTGVLPRTHGSALFTRGETQALVVATLGTKGDEQNIDALEGEYRERFMLHYNMPPFATGETGRVGSPKRREIGHGRLAKRALVAVLPSADEFGYSIRVVSEITESNGSSSMASVCGGCLALMDAGVPMKAHVAGIAMGLILEGNKFAVLTDILGDEDHLGDMDFKVAGTAQGVTALQMDIKIQGITKEIMQVALAQAKEGRMHILGKMTTAVPGTNTNLSDYAPRMITMKINPEKIRDVIGKGGSVIRALTEETNTTIDISDDGVVTIASTSSEGMAEAKKRIENITAEVEVGQVYEGPVLKLLDFGAIINILPGKDGLLHISEIVNERIKDINDYLKEGQVVKVKVIQTDEKGRVRLSAKALLAEGGEPIQPIQPTQPQ from the coding sequence GTGAGAATGTTTAAGAAAATCGTCAAGGAATTCAAGTGGGGACAACACAACGTTCGCCTGGAAACAGGTGAAATCGCGCGCCAGGCAAGCGGCGCCGTGATCGTCGATGTGGAAGATACCGTGGTGCTCGCGACGGTTGTCGGCGCGAAGACGGCAAAGCCGGGCCAGGACTTCTTCCCGCTGACCGTCGATTATCTGGAAAAGACCTACGCAGCCGGCAAGATCCCGGGTGGTTTCTTCCGTCGCGAAGGCCGTCCGTCGGAAGGCGAAACGCTGATTTCGCGCCTGATCGACCGTCCGTTGCGCCCGCTGTTCCCGGAAGGCTTCTATAACGAAGTCCAGGTCGTCATCCACGTGCTGTCGCTGAATCCGGATGTGCCCGCCGACATTCCCGCGCTGATCGGCGCGTCGGCGGCTCTGGCCATCTCCGGTTTGCCGTTCAACGGCCCGGTGGGTGCTGCCCGCGTTGCATACATCAACAACGAATTCGTGCTGAACCCGACGCGTCCGCAGATGAAGGAATCGGCGCTCGACCTGATCGTCGCCGGTACGGAACGCGCGGTGCTGATGGTGGAATCGGAAGCGCAACAGCTTACCGAAGAAGTCATGCTGGCCGCTGTGGTGTTCGGTCACGACCAGATGCAGGTCGCAATCGATGCAATCCACGAACTGGTCGCTGAAGGTGGCAAGCCGGAATGGGATTGGGCGCCGGCTGCGAAGAACGAACCGCTGATCGCGCGCGTGGCCGAGCTGGCTCAAGCCGAATTGCTGTCGGTTTATCAGATCCGCGACAAGTCGGCTCGCAGCGCCAAGCTGAAGGAAGTGTATGCATCGACGACTGCCAAGCTGACCGAAGAAGCCGCTGCCCGTGGCGAAGCGCCGGCTGACAAGGCGACCATCGGCAATGTGTTGTTCGACATCGAAGCGAAGATCGTTCGTACGCAGATCTTGAACGGCGAACCGCGTATCGATGGCCGTGACACGCGCACCGTCCGTCCCATCGAAATCCGCACAGGCGTGCTGCCGCGCACGCACGGCTCGGCGTTGTTCACGCGTGGTGAAACACAAGCGCTTGTCGTGGCGACGCTCGGCACGAAGGGCGACGAACAGAATATCGACGCGCTCGAAGGCGAGTATCGCGAACGCTTCATGCTTCACTACAACATGCCTCCGTTCGCGACCGGCGAAACGGGCCGCGTCGGTTCGCCGAAGCGCCGTGAAATCGGTCACGGCCGTCTGGCGAAGCGCGCATTGGTGGCAGTGCTGCCGAGCGCCGACGAATTCGGTTATTCCATCCGCGTCGTATCGGAAATCACGGAATCGAACGGTTCTTCGTCCATGGCTTCGGTCTGCGGCGGCTGTCTCGCGCTGATGGACGCCGGCGTTCCAATGAAAGCGCACGTCGCGGGTATCGCGATGGGCCTGATCCTTGAAGGCAACAAGTTCGCGGTGCTGACGGACATCCTGGGCGACGAAGATCACCTGGGCGACATGGACTTCAAGGTCGCAGGCACGGCGCAAGGCGTGACGGCACTGCAGATGGACATCAAGATCCAGGGCATCACGAAGGAAATCATGCAGGTCGCGCTCGCGCAGGCGAAGGAAGGCCGCATGCATATCCTCGGCAAGATGACGACCGCGGTCCCGGGCACGAACACGAACCTGTCGGACTACGCGCCGCGCATGATCACCATGAAGATCAATCCGGAAAAGATCCGCGACGTGATCGGCAAGGGCGGTTCGGTGATCCGTGCGTTGACCGAAGAAACCAACACGACCATCGATATTTCCGATGACGGCGTGGTGACCATCGCAAGCACGAGCAGCGAAGGCATGGCGGAAGCGAAGAAGCGTATCGAGAACATCACGGCCGAAGTGGAAGTGGGTCAGGTCTACGAAGGTCCGGTACTGAAATTGCTCGACTTCGGCGCGATCATCAACATCCTGCCGGGTAAGGATGGTCTGCTGCACATCTCTGAAATCGTCAACGAGCGCATCAAGGACATCAACGACTACCTGAAGGAAGGCCAGGTCGTTAAGGTCAAGGTCATCCAGACGGACGAAAAGGGTCGTGTGCGTTTGTCGGCCAAGGCACTGCTGGCTGAAGGCGGCGAGCCGATTCAACCGATCCAGCCGACGCAACCGCAGTAA
- the rpsO gene encoding 30S ribosomal protein S15 yields MSTVVAHAKKSDVVAEYARAANDTGSPEVQVALLTTRINELTVHFKAHTKDHHSRRGLLRMVSRRRKLLDYLKGKDADRYRSLIEKLGLRK; encoded by the coding sequence ATGTCTACCGTAGTTGCTCATGCAAAGAAGTCCGACGTCGTCGCAGAATATGCGCGCGCCGCAAATGACACCGGATCGCCTGAAGTGCAAGTCGCACTGCTGACGACCCGTATCAATGAACTGACCGTTCACTTCAAGGCCCACACGAAAGATCACCACAGCCGCCGCGGCCTGCTGCGCATGGTGAGCCGCCGTCGCAAGCTGCTCGATTACCTGAAGGGCAAAGACGCTGACCGTTATCGCTCGCTGATCGAAAAGCTGGGTCTGCGCAAGTAA
- a CDS encoding branched-chain amino acid ABC transporter substrate-binding protein yields the protein MSFRDLLAKCSKAVVVGVLGSIFAAPALAADLAPIRIAMIEGMSGPFANAGASVERNLRFGVERVNANGGVVLPDGKHPLQLVVLDGKGSSEASLVQLRAAIDQGIGFVTQGNSSAVAAALVDAINKQNVRDPGHRVVFLNYSADDPALTNEDCSFWHFRFDAHAGMRMNALADVIQRETSVKKVYLFNQDYSFGHDVSREARRALKERRPDIAIVADEFIPAGRVKDFAPYIAKIRSSGADAVITGNWGNDLTLLVKAAREQGLDTHFYTFYGNSLGAPAALGEAGVKHVVAVADWHPNAGGAASDAYYGAFRTRFPAPADDYLFLRMPLMIEMLANAMQKARSADPTAVAHALEGMKLDTGFQTTEMRAADHQLIQPLYVMEMDKSGTPGVRFDNEGSGFGFRTLLKVPAANTAMPTTCQMKRPAS from the coding sequence ATGAGTTTTCGTGATTTGCTGGCGAAATGCAGTAAGGCGGTGGTTGTGGGCGTTCTCGGGAGTATTTTCGCTGCGCCGGCCCTGGCAGCCGATCTCGCGCCGATCCGCATCGCGATGATCGAAGGCATGTCGGGCCCGTTTGCCAACGCGGGCGCGTCCGTCGAGCGTAACTTGCGCTTCGGCGTGGAGCGCGTGAACGCCAATGGCGGCGTGGTTTTGCCCGATGGCAAGCATCCCTTGCAGCTTGTCGTGCTCGACGGAAAAGGCAGCAGCGAAGCGAGCCTTGTGCAACTGCGCGCGGCGATAGACCAGGGGATTGGCTTTGTGACGCAGGGAAATAGCTCGGCAGTGGCCGCCGCGCTCGTCGATGCGATCAACAAGCAGAACGTCCGCGATCCTGGACATCGGGTGGTCTTCCTGAATTATTCCGCCGATGATCCCGCCCTCACCAACGAGGATTGCAGCTTCTGGCATTTCCGCTTCGATGCCCACGCGGGCATGCGCATGAACGCGCTGGCCGATGTCATCCAGCGCGAGACATCGGTGAAAAAGGTCTATTTGTTCAATCAAGACTACAGCTTCGGCCACGATGTCAGCCGCGAAGCGCGCCGCGCGCTGAAGGAGCGCCGTCCGGACATAGCAATCGTCGCCGATGAATTCATTCCGGCCGGGCGCGTAAAGGATTTCGCGCCGTACATCGCGAAGATCCGTTCGAGCGGCGCCGACGCCGTCATCACCGGCAACTGGGGCAATGACCTGACGCTGTTGGTGAAAGCGGCGCGGGAGCAGGGCCTCGACACGCACTTCTACACGTTCTACGGCAACAGTCTCGGCGCGCCTGCCGCGCTGGGCGAAGCCGGCGTGAAACACGTGGTCGCGGTGGCGGACTGGCATCCAAACGCGGGCGGCGCGGCGTCGGACGCTTACTACGGTGCGTTCCGGACCCGTTTTCCGGCTCCCGCCGACGATTACCTTTTCCTGCGCATGCCGCTGATGATCGAAATGCTCGCCAACGCAATGCAAAAGGCCCGCAGCGCCGATCCGACCGCAGTCGCCCACGCGCTGGAAGGCATGAAACTCGACACGGGTTTTCAAACCACGGAAATGCGCGCCGCAGATCATCAGTTGATCCAACCCTTGTATGTCATGGAGATGGACAAGTCGGGCACGCCGGGCGTGCGCTTCGATAACGAAGGCTCGGGCTTTGGCTTTCGGACCTTGCTGAAGGTCCCTGCAGCCAATACCGCAATGCCGACAACCTGCCAGATGAAACGTCCCGCCTCTTAA